From the genome of Acinetobacter sp. TR3:
TTACGTCACTTTGATCAAGCTAAGATTTACTCGATGATTACATGGGGCAAATTAATGAAACATGGCTGTGTAATTCAGTCAGTTTTTATACCTTAATCGACATTCTTTAGCTTTTTTTTGCATAAGTAAATCACTATTCATCACAACGAGTTATCTAAAAAAAGCATAAGATATGCTGGTTTTTGCATATTTAGGCATATTGATTATGTTTGGTCCTGTTGAATTTATTCTAGCTGGGGTGTTGGTTGGTTTCTGTGTAGGAATCACTGGTGTTGGTGGTGGCTCATTAATGACCCCTATTTTGATTAGTTTATTCAAAATTGAACCTCACATTGCAATCGGTACAGACCTGTTATATGCCTCTATTTCTAAATTTTGCGGTTCAATGGTACATGCTAAAAAACTAAATATTGTATGGCCAATTGTACTTTGGCTTGCACTTGGAAGTATTCCTGCATCTTTTGCCACATCTTGGGTTTTAGAACATTATTTGAGCCAATCAACGCATTATAAAGCTGTGCTGACTATGGTCTTAGGCTTTATGTTGACCTTGACAGGTATCTCGATTGTATTTCGTAGCCAAATTGAAAAGTTCTTTGATCGTTTCCGTAATCGTGAACAAGCAAATATGGAAAGTGAACAACATGCCCTCCAGCATAAACGCTTATATATCGTCATCATGGGCATGGTTTTAGGTATTTTCGTTACCCTATCTTCTGTAGGCGCTGGTGCATTTGGGATTATGGCGCTCGTAATTATGTTCCCTAACTTACCGATGATTCGTATTATTGGTTCAGATGTCGTACATGCTGTCTTATTAACAGCTGTTGCTGGTTTGAGTCATATGTCTTCAGGTAATGTCGACTTTCATTTATTAATGTGGTTACTTGTTGGTTCTATTCCTGCAATCATTGTCGGAACTTTGATTAGTTCGCGTATGCCAGAAAGACTTATTCGTAGAATCTTAGGTATTACGTTATTTGCCCTTGGTGTTAACTTTATGGTTAATCCAGTTAAGGCAAAACCTAAACCAGTTGAAACCCATAAAGTTGCTGTTGTTCAACAAACAAGCCATTCATCTAGTATGGTTTAATTCTGAAAAAGCCGATTGTTTTCCGCAATTTTTGCGAATCGATAGTTAATCAATCGGCTTTTCATGCTATATTCGTAGACAAAATAACCTCTTCTTTCGATTGAATTTGTGACAGCAATGAATACTCTACAGTCAAATCCAGTTTCTCAGCCAGATATCGACGACGTTAATATTAAAAGCATTCAAACCTTAATTACCCCTGCGGAACTGAAAGCTGATCTTCCTTTATCTGAAGCTGCATCTCAAACTGTGTTACAAGGACGTGCAACTGTACGTAATATTTTAGACGGCAATGACAAACGTTTGTTTGTGGTGATTGGACCTTGTTCAATCCATGATGTTAAAGCTGCAAATGAATATGCTGATCGCTTAAAAGAATTAAGTGAAAAAGTAAAAGATACTTTATACCTTGTGATGCGTGTATATTTTGAAAAACCACGTACGACAGTCGGTTGGAAAGGTCTAATCAACGATCCAGATATGAATGACTCTTTCAATATTGAAAAAGGTTTACATATTGGTCGTGGGCTTTTACTTGAATTAAATGAAAAAGGTTTGCCATGTGCGACCGAAGCACTTGATCCAAATTCTCCACAATATTATCAAGATTTGATTTCTTGGTCTGCGATTGGCGCACGTACTACAGAAAGCCAAACACACCGTGAAATGTCTTCTGGTTTATCATCTCCTGTTGGGTTTAAAAACGGTACAGATGGTGGTTTAACGGTTGCGACCAATGCTATGCAATCGGTTAAGCACGGTCATAGCTTCCTCGGCTTAAATGAAAATGGTCAGGTTGCAATTATCAATACCAATGGTAATCCTTATGCGCACGTTGTTTTACGTGGTGGTAATGGTAAACCAAACTATGATGCTTCATCGGTTGCTGAGGCAGAGGCTGCTTTAGCTAAAGCAAAAGTAAGTAACAAAATCATGATTGATACCAGTCATGCGAACTCAAATAAAGACCCATACTTACAACCATTGGTTCTCAAAAACATCACAGAGCAAATTCTTGATGGTAATAAATCAATCGTCGGTATCATGGTTGAAAGTCATCTTAAAGGCGGTCGTCAGGATATTCCTGAAAACCTTTGTGATCTGGTATATGGTCAATCTGTGACTGATGGCTGTATCGATTGGGATACAACAGAAAAAGCATTGTTAGAAATGCATGAAGCATTAAAAGATGTTTTGCCAAATCGTTAATCTTTAAGTAGATGTAAAGCAGGCTCTCATGAGCCTGTTTTTATTTTTAAATTTTCCATTAAAGTTTCATGACTCACTAGATCTAAAATTACTTTTTCAATATTCGCCCTATTTACGTTTGGGATTACAATTAAATTTTGTTCTATAAAATATTGACTGGAATGCAAATCATCATTTATGGTTTGCATCAAACGAACAGGGTCATAGAAAACTAATTCATAATTCATAATTCTTATTTCTATACGTTAATACTAAAATAATCCATCCTTTAGATTCAAACACTGATTCTTCGTCACCGAAAAAATCTTGAAAATTTATGCGGTATTCTGCCATATATTTGTGTTCTTAAATATCGGATTTGTTTTGAACTGTAACATTTTTTTAATTATACTGCTGCCATATTTCCCCTACGTCGTATCGCTGATATGAAGTCCAGTTTTCGTCAACACTTGCTAAAGTGGCGTGCCTCATTCGGTGCGATTACTTTGCTTTGTTTACTCTGGCATATCTTCTTACCAACGATGGTACATACTGGCGTCGTACCTGCACTCTATGCAATGCCTACACATTGCCAAGTTACAGAGATTAAAAATAGTTTGATGTTGTCTGAATCTCATTCAAGTCACCATCACGCTATGCATGAAATGCATCATCAACAGCATTTACAATCGACTGCGCATGATCAACTGAGTGACTATGCAAAAGAGGTTTTTGCCCTTGCTAGTCAAATCATGAAGCATTGTCCTTTATGTACACATGGTTTAGATGCTGTTGCAATTATTCCTTTAATTGCATTTATTTTAATCTTTGTACTGGCTTGGTTTAGTCGTGTGCGATGTCTATGTTATACGTGGTCAGAAGATCTGCATATTCCACGTATCTTCTATATTTTCCCGATTAAACAAGCTCCTCCACTTGCTCTATAAAATGCTTTTTTAACATTTCGTATCCAGTGAATCACTGCGGTACAGCCTCGTTTATTGCTTTTATAGAGTTAAATATGAATACTCAATTTCGTTTGTCAGTATTAACGGCTGCATGTCTATCGATTACCTACAGCTCAATCACTCTTGCTGAAACAGCTTCTGAAAATGAAACAAAAACCCTAGCTACAATCGTAGTCACAGCAAGTCGTGAAGGAGAATCTATAAATAATACTCCTGCTGCGATTAGCAAAATTAGTAGCCAAGATATAGATGATAAACATGCCACATTCATTGGTCAGTTAGTTAATCAAACTCCAGGTGTCTTAATGAACAACTTGGGCAACGAACAACATATGATGTCGATTCGTCAACCCATCACCACTTCTGCTGTTTATCAATATTTGGAAGATGGCATTTCGATCCGCCCAGTCGGTGTGTTTAACCACAATGCTTTATATGAAGTAAATCTAGCTGGAATTGATAGCATTGAAATTTTGCGTGGCCCAGCAAGTAGCTTGTATGGAAGTAACGCAATTGGTGGCACGATTAATTTCCTCACCAAAGCACCGAGTTTAACCCCAACTGCTGATTTAGGTGTGAGTGCAAGCTCTGAAGGTTATCGCCGTTTAGACTTAGGTGCATCCAATACGTTTGATACAGAGTATGGTGAACATGGTTTAAGACTGTCTGCCTATGCCAGTGATCGTGGTGATAGCTGGCAAGATCATGCTGAAAGTAATAAGCAAAGTGTGACCTTAAGACATGATTGGCGCATATCAGATGCCACTCAAATCAAAAATATTTTCAGCTACAACCATTTAAAAACCGATATGACGGGTAGCCTTAATGCAAATGATTTTAGCAAACGTCCAGGTTATAGCTATCAAACATTTACATATCGAGAAGTAGACTCAACCCGTCTTTCATCACAGATTAACCATCAATGGGATGATCAGCAACAAAGTCAATTGACCGTCTATTATCGCGATAATACAACCGATCAAAATCCAAGTTATAACATTCGTACGGATGCTGATAAGAATGGTATACCAACAGGAACTTATAGTGGTCAAACCACTTATAATGCTTTTCAATCTTATGGCTTAAATTTACAGCATTCCATTAATTTGGATCAGGTGAAATTGATCATCGGAGCAATGGCAGATCATTCGCCGAACCAAGCTCAAACCAATGATATTGAAGTCTTTCGCGATCCAAAAACGCTAGTTTATACGGGTTTCAAACAACGTCAGTTATTACGTGATTTCAACGTTGATGTCAATAACCAAGCATTGTATACACAAGCAAATTGGCAAGCTTTGCCGAATCTAAATTTGGTTGGTGGTGCACGCTATGATTGGATCGGTTATGACTTTGATAACAAGCTTGTTCCCTCTAAAGTTACAGGTGCGCCAGATGAAAAACGTAGTTTTCACAAGGCAAGCCCTCAACTTGGTTTTGTATGGAATATCTCACCTGAATTAGATCTGTATAGCAATTGGTCACAAGGTTTTGTGCCACCAGAGGTTAGTGGTTTATATGGCGCAAATCTGGTCACACCAAACTTAAAAGAAGCTACATTTAATAATATTGATGCGGGTTTACGTTTCAAAGTTTTAGATGACCGACTGGATGGAGAAATTACCTTATATCGTTTACAAGGTAAGGATGAAATAATTAGTTATACAAAAATTGAAAATACACGTGAAATACGTGAACCTCGCAATGCAGGCAAAACCTTACATCAAGGCATCGAAATTGGTGGGACTTGGAAAATCAGTGAACTGTATGACCAGCGTTTGAAGCTATCTGGAAGTTTTGCAGAACATAAGTACAAAGAATGGCAGCCATCTTCAACACTTAATTATAGTGATAATACGATGGCAAACTCTCCAAAAAGTTTTGGCACGATTGAGTATCAAATCAAACCTATTCCAGCATTATTACTTTCGGCTGAAGGTGTTTATGTCGGTTCATATTGGATTGATGATGCTAATACTGAAAAATATGATGGGCATACCATTCTAAATTTACGTGCCAATTATCGTAAAAATGCTTATGAGGTTTATGGACAAATTCTTAATGTAGCTGATGTCCATTATGCGGAAAGTACTTCATATAGCAGTAATCAAGCTAGTTATACGCCTGCAGCACCACGAACCTATTTATTAGGTTTACGTTATCATTTTGGAAAATAAATAATGAATGCCAATCAACTTAAGAAGTTACTGAAATTTCATCGTAGCTTTGGAATGGTTCTTGGCATTCTCGTTTTGATGTGGTCTTTAACAGGTGTGTTGCATCCAATTATGAGTGCAACACAACCTCAACCCGTCAAAAGAATGCCTCCACCTCAGCAACTGAATTTAACAAATGCTTTGCCTGCACCTTTGGTTTTACAGCAGTATAAAATTGAAAAATTTTCAGCACTACAAACCATTCAATTACAACCTGAACTTGTGGCTTATCGAGTTTTACAACCAAATCAAACCATTGCGGAGTATTTTGATAGTCAATCGGGTCAACTCATTGAGTATGCCGAGCAACAAGATGCAAAACGTCTTGCGATTTGGTATACAGGTTTAGCCAAACAACAGATCGTTTCGACTGAACTGATCACTGAGTTTAGTGATGATTATCCAAGCGTGAATCGTTTATTGCCTGTTTGGCGTGTAAGCTTTGATAATGGTTTAAGAGCTTATGTCGATCCATCACAATCTCGATTAGCCACACTATCCAATGACCAAAAAATGTGGATGGCGAAAATATTTCGTTTAGGTCATACATGGACCTGGAACGATCAACCGTGGACAGGACAAAGTATACTGATGCAAATTGCCTTAATTGGCATTTTAGTGCTGACTTGTATGGGTATTGGATTATTTTTTAGGATTCGTAATCGTCAAAACCATCGTTTAGCTCACAAGCCGATTCGCTTTTTACATCGCTATTTGGGCATCAGTTTAAGTGTATTTATCTTGCTATGGGTATTCAGTGGTTTCTATCATGTTTGGCATAAAAAATCTGAGATTGTGAACATTCAGCCGATGTTTTATACACAGGATTTAAGTGCTGTCGCATGGAAAACGGCTGTTCAACAGCCAATACAACGCCTTAACCTTGTACCGATCTCCTTTGGTCAAGATCATGCTCAAGCAGGTTGGATAGTTCAATTGACAGGCAAACCACAGCTACAAGGCAGCATGACCGCAGCCAAAGAACATGATCATAATCATCATGCCAAAAGTGCTGCCCCTGCAATTGAATTGATTGATGCGAATACCGCGACAAAATTAAATACGCTTGAGCAAAGTAAGCAGTTGGCTGCCGACTATTTACATTTACCAGTGGGTCACTTTACTCAAAGCTCTTGGGTCACCAGTTTTGGTGGTGAATATGGTTTTATCAATAAGCGTTTACCCGTAGTAAAAGTTGAAAGCAATTTAAGTGATCAACTCAGGCTATATATTGAACCAAGTAGCGGTGTGATTGCCGCGCAAGTCACTCAACAAGATGCTTTAGAAGGTTTTAGTTTTGCTTATCTACATAAATGGACATGGCTACCACTAGATAAAACACTCAGGGATATCTTGTTAGGTAGTATTGCTGGACTTATCGCTTTATTGGTGATCTTAGGTTGTAGATTAGCAGCCCGAAAAGCATCCTAAGTTCTGTGTTGATCCTTCTTAATTTAAGGAGGATCAATTTTTTAGAATTAAACCCATCAAATATAAAATGAAGCCATCACAAAACTTAGCATTAATCCTGTCTCAATCAGCTCAATTGCAGCACCAACAGTATCACCAGTAATCCCACCAATTCTTTTGATAAATAAAGCTCTTAAATAAAATAATACAGTAATAAAGCAGATAAAAGTCACCAACCCCAACCATTTAAACATACAAAGTAATGAAATTGTAATGACAAAAACAGCCCATGTAAGTTTCTTTGGAATAAAATCAGTAATTGAACGTCCTAGCCCTTTATCACGAACATAAGCTGAGGTTAAAAATAAAAATAATGGAACACTACGCCCAAGCATTGGAACTAGAATCAAAAAAGTATTGAGATGCTGCTCAAGCAGCACATACAGCGTAGCAAATTTAAGTAAACAAACAGCAACCAGACTCAGCACACCGATTGGACCGCAGCTTGGATCTTTCATAATTTTGAGTGTACGTTCAGGATCACCAAAACCACCCACCCAAGCATCTGCTGTATCGGCTAAACCATCAAGGTGAAGCCCACCTGTAAGCCATATCCATAACACTAAAATGATACTGGCAATCAATAAAATTGGCAGTTTGACTAAAATCACAGAGACACCAAATAGAATAAGTCCGATCAACAAACCCACAAATGGATAAAACAAAATCGCTTGACCATTTTGCTTTGCACTTGGCATTGTTTTTAATTCAATGGGCAAAACCGTTAAAAATTGCAAAGCAATCCAAAAAGCCGTCATGCAAGAAATCTCAGTCAAACAATATTGATGATTTACAGATTATGAAGAAACAAAAATGGGAATAGAACCCTATTCCCAAATTAAAATGATGAATCAACTAGATTATTGAATTTGATAACATTGTTTTAGTTTCAAATAATCATAATAGAAACTGTTGGTACTATATTGTGCATATTTACATGATGGTTTAAACAAGGTCTCTTTTTCATTGTAGAGCATTTTTACCAAAGTTGTGCCTTGAGCATTTTGGTAAATATCCCACTGTAAATTCGCAGCCATTGGTGATACCACTTCACCTCTCCACGTACTATTGCTGTAGTTATAGGTTTGACGTAAAGGTAAAGGCTGCATCATGTTGTCATGTAACTCCAAACTGGTCGCCAGTGGAATAATGATTTCTGCATGTGCGAAGCTTAACACAGCACGGTGGGACTGTTGTTTATCGACAATTGCATCTACTTGCTTAAACAAATCTTGTTTTAGACCTTGAGCAATGTTACTGGTGACAGCATTTGATTCTTGAAAGCTTGGCCCTTTTTCATAAAAATCATTTGCATCGTTAAATTCAGCATAGAATTTTGCTGCATCTACAGGCATATATTGATCAAAATTCATACCCTTTAATTCAAGCTGCATACCACCAGAAATTGAATACAACTCATAAAGATAAGCTGCTGCATCCACAGCACTTGCAATGGTATTTTTTCCTTTCCCTTTTTCTGTAATGGTCTCACCTTTTGGCGATGTCACGGTATAAGTGCCGCTATTACTGAAAGTATAACCAGTCGTACCTAATTTTTTGATAAAGTCAGGCTTAAAAATTGGGTTAAGCACGCTCAGTGCAATTTGCTGTGCGCGTGTATCTTTTGCCAAATCATTTAACTTATTTTTTAGATATACATCTTCAGCTTCAAATTTTTGATAGGCTTGACTTGCATCATAGATTGCTTGTTGTTGTGTTGATAATGGTTTAAGCAAATCTTGATCTTTATTCAAGCTATGGAAATAAAGTTTAAAACGATCTACGCCGCCATCCTCAATAGATGGGATACTCGTACTGGTTAAACTGGTATATGAAACAGGTGTAACTTGATTTTTCAATTGGGGTTGCTGTTGAATCAATTCAGCAGTAAAGAACTTGGCACTATCCACCGCACGATCTACGCCTGAGCTTTGAACTAAAATAGATTCAGGTTGTGTCGCTGCTGTTTTAAATAGCTCAGGTAAACGCTGTAAAAGACGGTCTGCGATGCCACGATGTTCTTGAATACCGAGCATCGTTTCATTGCCATATCCATACTGACGGATTCCGTCCACCCCATAACCAAGCAGGATATTGGCTTTCATCATACTTTCTAAATCGGCACCTAGTTTCTCACCTAAAGGCGTTAAAGCATTCTCAGCCTTGGCTTGTTTCCATAAATTATAAAGTGCCAAGTCATATTTAATACTCGATAATCCTCTTGAGCCATGACGTGCCACTAACTCAGTGAAAACAGGTTTAAAACCTTGTGGAATTGCTTCGTATTTTTTAAGGTCTTGTTGAGGTTGATATGGTGTTTTGGTTTGATAATATTTTGATGAGGTATTTTGTTCAGGGCTAGACTGTGATTGTTGCTCATTATTATCACATGCTGCCAATAAGATACTTGCACATAACAGACTGCTTTTAAATAAAATATTCATGAATAGACATTACTTATCGTTTAAGAAATGCCCTGTATCATAGGCAGTGACAATGACAGTCCGATTACAGTTTTATGGCAGTGTGTGATGATCGAAAAATCTCTTATTACTTATTTATCAATGTTTTTCTTCAAAATACATCTTATCTAATCTTTTAGAGCATTCAAGTTGATAGAGCTTGCCCAGTTCGGCAGGCATTTTTAATAAATCATCTAGGTTTTGTTTTTGCGCTAAACAGGTAAGTAATTTGATCACCCCACCATGTGTGACTACTAAAGCCTTGTTCCAATCCTGTCGTTGCATTTGCTCGTAAATTTCATCAAACCCACACATGACTCGCTGCTTGAATTGAATCAAAGACTCACCATTTGGCGCATGATATTGCGTAGGAAATTGCCAAAAATTTGCTAATCGCTCAGGTTCGGCTTCATAAATGGCTTGGGTTGAAATACCCTCCCAATCACCAAAATACATTTCTTTGATATGCTCATTGACCCACATTGGCAATCCGAGTTGATCTGCCAAATGCTCTGCAAAGCGACGACAACGCCGCAAAGGTGAACTGATAATCACATCCCAATCCACTGGAGTAGTCATGTACTGCTGAATGGTTGATTGCATTTGCAACCAACCCTGTTCAGTCAAATCATCATCCAAGTGCCCACGTAGCGTATGGCTTAAAGTCGTTTCACCATGTCGCAGTAAATCAATCTGCAACTTTGTCACCTGTTACTGCCGCTTCCGCAAAAGTTGCCATTTGATTATGCAATACACAAGCAAGTTGGATCATAGATAATGCCGCACCAGCACCACTGCCTTCCCCTAAACGTAAATTCATTTTGAGGATTGGCTGTGCTGCAAGTTCTTTTAAGATACGTTGATGACCATATTCTGCTGATTGATGTCCAAATAACATCCATTCACGACTCTGTGGTTGAATACGCACCGCACATAAAGCTGCAACTGAACTGATAAAACCATCCACCACAATCGGCAAACCAATTTGCGCACAACGTAAATAAGCCCCTGTCATCGCTGCTATTTCTAAGCCACCAACAGCGGCTAGAATTTTCAAAGCATCATTCGCAACATGAGGTCTATGGAGCTTGACCGCTTGATCAATGACTTTAATTTTATGTTGTAATTGTTCAATATTGATTCCAGTGCCTAAGCCTGTAAGCTGCTGCGCTGATTCATTCAGTAACAAACAGGCAAGTGCTGAAGCTGAACAGGTATTGCCAATGCCCATTTCACCTGCAACAAAAATATCGCTTCCCTGCGCTTTTGCGAGATCAGCACTATTTTTACCCAGTTCAAGCGCGGCAAGGCATTCTTGCTCAGTCATGGCTGTTTGTTGTGCAAAATTAGCTGTACCAGCTCGAATACAATGACGCTCAACACCCACATAATCATAGGCATCACCCACAGTACCGCAATCAATAACTTGTAAATGTGCTTGATGATGTTTGGCAATCACACTTATTGCTGCACCACCCGATGCAAAATTTTGCAACATTTGACGAGTTACTGCTTGAGGATGGGCTGAAATATTTTCTGCCACAACACCATGATCACCAGCAAAAATAGTAATCCAAGGTTTATTAATTTTAGGGAAAACCGTTTTTTGTAAAGCAGATAAATTAATCGCAATTTGCTCTAAATCACCCAATGCACCTGTTGGCTTGGTCAATTGAAGTTGACGTTGCTCAGCTTGTTGTTTTACATCTAGATCAGGTTGTTGTACTGCGGCTAAAAACCATTGCGCTTGTTCAGTCATATTATTTCTCATCTTTTAAAATAATTGGAAAACCTGCCACACAGAACACCACTTTATTTGCCAACTGCCCTAAAGCTTGATGTAAACGTCCTGCTTCATCCACAAATCGACGGCTAATTTCCCCCATAGGAACGACACCCAGTCCAGTTTCGTTACTCACTAAAATAATATGTGATTTGAGTTGGGGTAATAGGTTTAAAAATTTCTCTGTTTGCTGCTGTTGTAATTCAGCATGATCGGATAACAATAAATTGGTGAGCCATAAGGTCAAACAATCCACCAAGATCACTTGATTCTCTTGATCTAATTGCAACAGTTGATCCGCAAGAAAAATAGGTTCTTCACACAATTGCCAATCATCAGGACGTTGTTGTTGATGATGCGCAATACGCTGCTGCATTTCTGTATCTAAGGACTGCGCCGTTGCAATATAAATGACAGATAAACCTGTCTCTTTGGCTGTTTGTTCTGCCAAACGACTTTTACTTGAGCGCGCCCCACCTAAAATCAGTTGCAACATATCTAACCTAGTTCAATTTGCTGATAAGGATACAGGAATCCTTGTAAAATCTGTGCCTTATAATAGCCAAAAGTCAGTTTTTTGACCTCAATATTTATAGTTTTTATCGAATGCTGTTGTATCCGTTCAAGTACAATATCACTCAGCCAAGCTTCACGATACAAGCCTAAAGTAATATGCGGACAATATTCGAGTGCCGCAATTTCTCCAGATAGTTGAGCAAATTGTTGACGAATTTGAGCCAGTACATGATCTTTATCTTTGATATGCAAGAATAAAGCACTGCTAAAACTATCAATCTGGGTGATTTCTAGTTCAAATGGCTTTAACTGCAATTGTTTAACCAAGTCGATCTGTCGATTTAATTGTGCAATTTGGAAATCATCATCATATTTCTTAACATCTGCTGTCAAAAAACCGCAAACAAACAAGGTAATGTGATATTGGCGCTGATTTGATGGGATGAGAAGATTTGAAAATGGTGTTCTGACCTGATCTAGATACCGAATCAATTCAGGTTGATCAATTTCGATATACCACAGTCCGTAGTCTGAACGACCATGATGCCATTCAGGATAATCTCGCAGTTCAGTTGCAATCAGTTGAGTAGATGCTTGTAATAACACAACGTCGACAACATGTTTAAAGTTGTACTATTCAAACACAAATCAATTAAAACATTAAAGTTCTTTTCAATATTTCATTTCAAACAGACTCCGACTTGGTTTCCCCAAACGTCGCGTTAAACGCTAAATCGACATCGGCTAATTCATGTTGAATACCTTGATAAAGCTGATCTAACAACTGTTTCTTTTGAGTTTCGGTCACATCCATGTAGGCGATATTTTTTTGAATGTGTTGAACAATCAATATTTCGTCTAATTCAAGTATCTTCAAAGCATAGGCATATCCATAAATTGCCCCATTTAAGAGATTTTGATCAGGCAACTGTTGTTGAATATGGTTCTCTAAACTTCCTAAAACACGCTCATTAAAATTAAGCTTTTTTAACGGCTCTCTTGCAACACGTTCACACGGATCTTTATAAGCAGATCGACATGAGTTTAAAAAACTTTCAGCCATTCGATCCAATTGCTTTTTTTGATTTGGGATTAAATTAGCTAAACCTAATTTAACTTCATCAACCAGTCTTTCAGCATATTGTCGAACTGCTAAATCAGCCATTGCAATACCAATCGTCTCATGCCCATTTAAACTGGCATACCAAGCAAGCATGGCATGACAACCATTCCACAAACGATTTTTAATGATTTGAATATCCGCAATCTGATCAACCAGAATCATTTGACGCATTTTATGAAGTAATGGACTGCGATTCTCTACATAAATTGGCATATCCGTTTCGCTATGAAACAAAATTAAGTCCATATTCTGTAGGAACTGACCGGCCTGGAATTGCCCTTTCATATCGTCTAAGCATGAACTCAGGTGCTGTTCTTGTTGTTCAGTTAAAGCCGTTTCATCTGAGAGTTCAATGCTATCTTCATTTAAATCAGACTGATATTGTTTAAATAATTGGTGTTTGATATTCAGTTGGCGATACAATGCCTGATCTGTAAGTTTAGAAGCCATCCTGTTTACGACCGTATCACAGAAATAATGTTCAGTTAAAATATGCTCAGCAATATCTTCATCTGTTATTTCAAGCAAAGCCTCACGGAGGTGCTTCAGTACCAAATATTTTGCACAAACTTTATTCAACACAATTAATAAAGTAATTGGCTCATCATTTTGTATCTCTTGTGACATAAAACGTGCGAGCAAGCCTTTTGCAATTATTTTTGCTTCAGATGGAATCGCCTGTTCTGGTAAACACAGCGCAATCAAACTCGATTGCATATACATGTCTAACATTTGCTGCTGATCATCCGCATCAATCAC
Proteins encoded in this window:
- a CDS encoding PepSY domain-containing protein — translated: MNANQLKKLLKFHRSFGMVLGILVLMWSLTGVLHPIMSATQPQPVKRMPPPQQLNLTNALPAPLVLQQYKIEKFSALQTIQLQPELVAYRVLQPNQTIAEYFDSQSGQLIEYAEQQDAKRLAIWYTGLAKQQIVSTELITEFSDDYPSVNRLLPVWRVSFDNGLRAYVDPSQSRLATLSNDQKMWMAKIFRLGHTWTWNDQPWTGQSILMQIALIGILVLTCMGIGLFFRIRNRQNHRLAHKPIRFLHRYLGISLSVFILLWVFSGFYHVWHKKSEIVNIQPMFYTQDLSAVAWKTAVQQPIQRLNLVPISFGQDHAQAGWIVQLTGKPQLQGSMTAAKEHDHNHHAKSAAPAIELIDANTATKLNTLEQSKQLAADYLHLPVGHFTQSSWVTSFGGEYGFINKRLPVVKVESNLSDQLRLYIEPSSGVIAAQVTQQDALEGFSFAYLHKWTWLPLDKTLRDILLGSIAGLIALLVILGCRLAARKAS
- a CDS encoding 3-deoxy-7-phosphoheptulonate synthase yields the protein MNTLQSNPVSQPDIDDVNIKSIQTLITPAELKADLPLSEAASQTVLQGRATVRNILDGNDKRLFVVIGPCSIHDVKAANEYADRLKELSEKVKDTLYLVMRVYFEKPRTTVGWKGLINDPDMNDSFNIEKGLHIGRGLLLELNEKGLPCATEALDPNSPQYYQDLISWSAIGARTTESQTHREMSSGLSSPVGFKNGTDGGLTVATNAMQSVKHGHSFLGLNENGQVAIINTNGNPYAHVVLRGGNGKPNYDASSVAEAEAALAKAKVSNKIMIDTSHANSNKDPYLQPLVLKNITEQILDGNKSIVGIMVESHLKGGRQDIPENLCDLVYGQSVTDGCIDWDTTEKALLEMHEALKDVLPNR
- a CDS encoding TonB-dependent receptor; the encoded protein is MNTQFRLSVLTAACLSITYSSITLAETASENETKTLATIVVTASREGESINNTPAAISKISSQDIDDKHATFIGQLVNQTPGVLMNNLGNEQHMMSIRQPITTSAVYQYLEDGISIRPVGVFNHNALYEVNLAGIDSIEILRGPASSLYGSNAIGGTINFLTKAPSLTPTADLGVSASSEGYRRLDLGASNTFDTEYGEHGLRLSAYASDRGDSWQDHAESNKQSVTLRHDWRISDATQIKNIFSYNHLKTDMTGSLNANDFSKRPGYSYQTFTYREVDSTRLSSQINHQWDDQQQSQLTVYYRDNTTDQNPSYNIRTDADKNGIPTGTYSGQTTYNAFQSYGLNLQHSINLDQVKLIIGAMADHSPNQAQTNDIEVFRDPKTLVYTGFKQRQLLRDFNVDVNNQALYTQANWQALPNLNLVGGARYDWIGYDFDNKLVPSKVTGAPDEKRSFHKASPQLGFVWNISPELDLYSNWSQGFVPPEVSGLYGANLVTPNLKEATFNNIDAGLRFKVLDDRLDGEITLYRLQGKDEIISYTKIENTREIREPRNAGKTLHQGIEIGGTWKISELYDQRLKLSGSFAEHKYKEWQPSSTLNYSDNTMANSPKSFGTIEYQIKPIPALLLSAEGVYVGSYWIDDANTEKYDGHTILNLRANYRKNAYEVYGQILNVADVHYAESTSYSSNQASYTPAAPRTYLLGLRYHFGK
- a CDS encoding sulfite exporter TauE/SafE family protein — its product is MFGPVEFILAGVLVGFCVGITGVGGGSLMTPILISLFKIEPHIAIGTDLLYASISKFCGSMVHAKKLNIVWPIVLWLALGSIPASFATSWVLEHYLSQSTHYKAVLTMVLGFMLTLTGISIVFRSQIEKFFDRFRNREQANMESEQHALQHKRLYIVIMGMVLGIFVTLSSVGAGAFGIMALVIMFPNLPMIRIIGSDVVHAVLLTAVAGLSHMSSGNVDFHLLMWLLVGSIPAIIVGTLISSRMPERLIRRILGITLFALGVNFMVNPVKAKPKPVETHKVAVVQQTSHSSSMV
- a CDS encoding adenosylcobinamide-GDP ribazoletransferase, with protein sequence MTAFWIALQFLTVLPIELKTMPSAKQNGQAILFYPFVGLLIGLILFGVSVILVKLPILLIASIILVLWIWLTGGLHLDGLADTADAWVGGFGDPERTLKIMKDPSCGPIGVLSLVAVCLLKFATLYVLLEQHLNTFLILVPMLGRSVPLFLFLTSAYVRDKGLGRSITDFIPKKLTWAVFVITISLLCMFKWLGLVTFICFITVLFYLRALFIKRIGGITGDTVGAAIELIETGLMLSFVMASFYI